A segment of the Xenorhabdus bovienii SS-2004 genome:
GCGCCTCTGTTCGTGGTTGCACAAATCGCATGGAGGGACGAGATGCAGCTTCGCATATGGCTTCAGCATCCACAAAATCGTTCTTGTTGCTCTTTACAAAAGGACGAACAAATTGTGGAGAAATCAGCTTCGCTTCGTGACCAAAAGCAGCGATCCGGCGAGCCATAAAGTGAGCACCGGCGCAGGCTTCCATTACAACAGTCGCTGATGGCGATCCCGCTAAAAACTCCATCAGTCTGGCGCGGGTAAATTTTTTACGCAGCAGGGCCTTTCCTGATTTGTCCTGACAGTGAACGTGGAAAGAATGTTTGCCGAGATCAATACCAATAAGCGTAACGTTTTGCATGATGGTCTTCTCCTGAAAGAAACACCCTGCCAGCATACCGCTCACAGGGTGGTGGGGACCATCTTGTATCTTTAATCTGGTTTATTATGGTTAAGTTAGATTGGTAACAATCATGCAGTCAGATAACCATCAAGGGATTAAGCCCGTTAATGAGCTTTCGACGCATGATTGTGACTTTTCTTCGAGAAACCCGAACAGTTGCTTGAAACACAATTCGTATTTGCAAGAATGGGAGCCGAAGAACCATGACTAAAACGATTTGTATCGGTATTGATGTTGCCAAAGCTTCACTTGAAATTGCACTTGGTGCTCAGGGAACCGTAATGACATATCCAAATACCCCTGAAGGTCATGATGAACTAGCGGCTACACTGACCAACTATGAGATTGATTTAGTTGTATTAGAAGCAACAGGGGGTTATGAGGTATCCGTTGCTTGTGTTTTACAGACCATAGGGCTGGCTGTTGCTATCGTCAATCCCCGACAAGCCCGTGACTTTGCTAAGGCAATGGGTAACTTAGCCAAAACCGATAAAATAGATGCTCAGGTGCTGGCACAGTTAGCCCTGGTTTTATCTCAACGAACAGACCGGGATAAAATAGTCAGGATATTGCCCTCTGCTCAGCAACGAGTCTTGCAAGCCATGATCGCACGTCGTCGCCAATTGGTCGTACTTTCCATCTCAGAACGCCAAAGGTTGGGGAATTGCCATCCAGACATTCGAGAAAGCATCACTTTAATGATCAGCTTTATACAGGAACAGCTTAAGGTCATTGAATCTGCCTTGTCTAAACACATTAAAACCTATCATCGTTCCAAACTCGATTTATTATCTACAGTAAAAGGCGTTGGGCCTGCCACAATAGCCACTTTGATCGCTGATGTACCGGAGTTGGGTAAGTTAACACGCCGGGAAATTAGTGCCTTGATTGGTGTTGCACCGTTTAATCGAGATTCTGGATTTTTCCGGGGGAAACGAACAATCTTTGGAGGAAGAGCAATGGTGCGTCGAATGCTATATATGGCCACGTTAACGGCAATTAGATTTAACCCCGTTCTCTGCGCTTTCTACAAGAGATTGACCGAAGCAGGCAAGCCAAACAAAGTCGCCATCGTTGCGTGTATGCGTAAATTACTGGTCATTCTCAATGCAATGATAAAAACAAATAGACCGTGGGACGAATCATTCCACACGGTGTAAAGTGAAAGACAGTTGCTCATTAACCACCCAATGCGTAACTTTCAGCAGGTGTTATCCTATAGAATTTTACTTGAAGAGACAGTTGGCACCCTAAAATAAAAAAGACCACGCCGGAGCGGAGCCTAGAATATTTTCCTGAGTCTTTCAGTATATAGAACTACAGTAAATTTTGCTGGGGTCGAGTTGCAAATTCTCAGTCTACGACTGATAGATACGAAAAAGCCTCGCATTTCTGCGAGGCTTTTATAATAACCTTATGTGCTCTGGTCTACACCTTCATCGCTATCATAAGGCTATCGTCTTATTCTGTTCAGCAGTGATTTAAGATAAAGCAATCACGTTAGTTGCTGATGGGCCTTTAGCGCCACTTTCTACTGAGAAAGAAACTTCCTGGCCTTCATCTAAAGTTTTATAATCATTGCTCTGAATTGCAGAGAAATGAACAAAAACATCTTTGCTTCCATCTTTTGGAGAGATAAAGCCAAAACCTTTATCGCTGTTGAACCATTTAACTGTACCAGTCATTGTATTAGACATGTTGAATTCCTTTAATTTTTTAAGTTGCCATAAGGCGTTGTAAGGTTTGTTTTCTGTTTTACTTATGGGCACTAAGTAGAAGAAATTCGCAATGAAGTGGTATCGAAGATAGCGCTAAAAGGTGAACTACTTTAAACTTGCTTTACATAAATAGGTCTGTACTTCCAAACCGATGACGCTATTAAGCACTACTTTTATTTACTTAGCAAGCTTTAATTTTATTTTTTTACACTACCGCCAATTACTGTACATATAAACAGGCACTTTCGGCCAACAAAAACAGTAAATCATCCATGCCACTCCCTCTACTTTATAGTTATCCCATAGAGCCTCCACCCAGCGCAATTCCTTAGTGATAGACTCCGACCACACAAAACATCGACATTATTATAGCGTCTAGTAAGCCACGACCATCAGATAGCTTGAAATCTTTTCCTGACGTCTCGGCTTGTCGAGCTGTTAGCTCCATATTTCAAACATCTTCTCCGACAGGGATACATTGCAATAATTAGCCGAATCCGCGTTTGATTGTAATAAATTTATGATATCATTTTTTCACGTTTTAACTTATGCCCCCACCAATACAGGGCATACTCAGAACCTATCCCATTAAGCTATTTTATTTGCCATTTTGAACCTGAGCAGTGTTCAAACTGACATCAACAATGAATACCTACTGGGATACGCTCTTGGCTTTAAGATTTGTTTAATGTCTGTTTATTGAATATTTTGCCATTTGAGTCTATTTTATTTGTGTGTACTTAAATGTATTATTTTTTTGTACACCCTCATTTGCTTCTCATTTCGCTCTTGTCCTCCCTATTATAGGGAGGTTTTTTTATATTTAATTATCCTATAAAAATAGGATTTCTCCTATCCAAAAATTTGTTTCAAAGTTATCAGAAACAAACTTCCTGAATATATTAATTAACATATTTTTCTGGCATACCTCTATCATAAATTAAGTATTTATAACTTACTACGTTTGTTATAAACATTTATATGCACCACAATAAGAAGCTAATTAATACTCTTATACGCAAGATTAAGATAATAAATATAGATAAATTTATGTATTTAACAATCAAATACGGAACAACATAGGAAATTCATCATGAACATTAAAAAGTCATTACTTTTGGTGGGATTGACTACTTTTGGTGCAATCCCATTTTATAGTACTGCTGACCCCGTGTCTCGCCATGGATATGTAGATTCTCCACCCAGTAGAGCTTTTTTATGTTATCAGCGTACCAACAAAGACTGCGGCAATATCATGTATGAACCGCAATCTGTAGAAGGGCCTAAAGGTTTCCCGGAATCAGGGCCACCTGATGGTCAAATTGCCAGCGGGGGCGTTGGCCAGTTCAGTCCTCTAAACGAACAAAGCGCTCAGCGCTGGCATCACGTCACAGTCAACAAAGGTCAAAACAACTTTAAGTGGACGCTAACCGCCAGACATAGTACAACCTCATGGCAATTTTTTATTACTAAATCTGGTTGGGACCCTAACAAACCACTCACTCGGGCGCAATTTGATCTAAAACCGTTTTGTGAACGTGATGATCATGGGAAACTTCCGGTTCAAAATGTCTCAATTACATGTGAGGTTCCAGAGCGTTCTGGATACCATGTCATTCTCGGTGTTTGGACAATTTCAGATACTGATAATGCTTTTTATCAAGTCATTGATGCTGATATAAAATAATATTTTAGGTTTAATATTATTTTCTCAATAAAATTAAGTTGATAAAAAATAAGTGCTAGCTGCTTGCTAGCACATTTAGCTAAATCAATTTAAAATATTAACTGATAATATTCAGTTTTAAATAAAACCCTATAAAAAATGAAAACAACGCCTGTCCTTAGAATTGCCAGAGCAACAGACAATTTGTCTGCAATCAAAGATATGTATTGCAAAGGATTGCAATTTACTCTATTAGGTGAATTCAGAGATCATGATAATTTTGATGGTGTAATGTTAGGGCACCCCAATCATTCTTGGCATCTCGAATTTACTCATCACCACAATACATCTGTTGGTAAGGCGCCGACACAAGATAATTTATTGGTTTTTTATATCGAAGATGTGTCTGAATGGCAGAAACAAAGCCAATTGATGCAAGAAGCCGGTTTTTCTCTCGTCCCCTCTTATAATCCTTATTGGGATCGAACTGGAAAAACATTCGAAGATATTGATGGCTATCGTGTCGTATTACAAAATACACCACCACATATTTAATCCATATTTTTTTCAGGCTTATCAAGCCCAAATTTGATGAGTCTTAACATGATAATTATCTTACGTATGAACACCTTTATTCGTGCAACGCAAGTCGTATATAATCGATTGGTTAATAAAGGAAAGGTAAAAATGTTGGCTTTAGGCACTGCGATGCGCAATTGACCATCAAGCCAGTAGTTTATTAGCCAAATCCAGCAATTAATATTTTTTGCATCCCGTAATAAGGTTTTATCAATATCGTGTTATGACATGAACATTTTCTGCTTTAGTTCATCGTTAAGTTAAATTTTTCAATGAGTTACACATAAACATAAAAATATTTTAAATTTTAAAAAATATTTTTATAAATACCTTGACTCTTTTTATTTTGCGCATAAAATCTCCTTCAGAATTTATATTTTCGTGAAATGCGTCACAATTTATAACCCTAAAGGAAATCATCATGAAATCTGTAAAATCTTTCCTCTCAAACGTACATAACGTCGTTATCCGCCTGTCAACAACTCGCTTTATGTAAGTGTTATGCAAGTGCAGAGATTGCCGGTTCAAAAGCAAGAGCTGGCTTTTTTATAAACTATTTTTCATCGCATTATCCATCCCCCTCAGATTGACTACAATTCAACCAAAACACCAGAAAATCCTCCCCATAAATATCACCGTGATAACTACATATCTAAATATAGATATATTCAGTACATAAAAAATGAATAAAGGTTAATTTTGAGCATCATTCAAGTAATAAGAATAAGACAAATCATTAATATTAAATATATTTTCAGAATCACTTCCAATATATTCATGAAAAACAGGATAATTATATGAACTTAATAAATATTTATAATTTAAAGTTAAAATCAGAGTTAAATATATTTTATGGTTGAGAATTATAATAATTACATTAAGATTTGGAGCTTTATATAAAAAATCCTGAACCCTATGATTTAAAGAGTTCAGGCTGCAATCATTTTATTAAATGATATTTAATAAATACAATAACTAATATAAATTAACAATAAGTTAGAAACGATATCCTATACCCAGCACCCATGTTCCAACTTTGATATCACTAAATTTTGAATATTGGTACGATGCATCAACTGCAATGTTTTCAATAGGATTGAATTGTAAACCGGCACCATAAGCGAGTGATGTCTTGCTTATATCAAACTCACTATCATCTTGTATCTTAATTTTATTGTGGGCTGCACCAATCATTCCATATGCGCTAATATAATCATTAAAACGATATGATGGCCCAGCTAATAAGGAGTAACTATCCGACTTAAATTTGGTAACGTTTCCAACGTGATCATTTTCAAACCTATTGAGCGTATAGGTCAATGAGCCAACCACACCAAGGTGGTCATCTAACTCATAACGATATTTTAAATTCAATCCATGTTGTTTTGTATTCCATTCAGTACCTTCACTCTTAAATACTTTAATACCATTGGCACTGTTCTGAGTCTGAGCATACCCCAAAGAAATAGTACTTTTACCACTATTACTGGCATTAGCACCGAAAGCAAAAATAGATAAGCCTGCTGCAATAGCGGCTGTTAATAACGTTTTTTTCATAAATTAAAATTCTCATTCTTCCAAAAAAATAAATCCTGCCAAATATACAAGAGACATATTATAAATTCAACAATAAAATAAAAACATCAACACCCGTCCAAAAAATTAAATTTTCTTTTAAATTCAAATAAATATATGATATCAGCCCTATTAAAACATTCACTGAACTGCCCAATCCATTCGACTATATATAACGAAATTAACTTTAACTTATTGTTTGTAAAGAAAATATCTAATTATTATTTTATTTGTGATTTTAAGAAATATCTTAATATTAAAAAAGTAGATAAGGGACAAATAGGAAAGATTATTATTCTTTCTGTAACACATTATTATATTAATTTTTTATCATTATAAATATAATGATAATTAAAACAAATAAATCAAGTAAGTATCTATATTAATAGCTTAACCTAATCAATAATATTAACTAAACTATCCTATCAAAAATATGAGATCTCGCCCTGTTTAACAATACAATATAATCTTGTTCTCGTTTTTGTAATTCAGGATTTGATAAATCCACTGTTGGAATAAGATAATCAAATTCATCTGCCACAGAATTATCACTACTATTTAATAAAAAAGATAATATCCTATCGGAAAGGTTAACAATTATTCATCGGCTGATAGATACCGCCAATTAAAGGAAGATTACGGTTCGATTTCAATATCAGTGAGTGGATGGCAACTACAAGGTAAGATCTCACCCTCATTAACAAATGCCAGTGGCTTGCAGGAATAGCCTACCTTGCCTTTCACCAAACGAACCCGACAGGAACCACAATATCCCTGACGACATTGGTATTCAAGTTGTACTTTGCCTTGTTCCAGTGCTTCCAGTAGGTTACGGTGGAAACCAGAAGAATAATAGACGGATAAACCCTGCCGTGACGGCAGGGTAATTTTGTAATCAGCCATATCAGAGTTCGAAACCGCTGAGATCCTCAGCATTGACTTCCGAGTCAATCTGACCGACTAAGTAAGAGCTGACTTCAACTTCCTGTGGAGCCACCTGAACATTATCAGAAACCAGCCATGCATTGATCCATGGGATTGGGTTAGAGCGAGCTTCAAATGGTAGCTTCAAACCCACCGCCTGCATGCGAATATTGGTGATGTATTCGACATACTGACACAGAATATCTTTATTCAGGCCAATCATAGAACCATCTTTGAATAAATAATCTGCCCACTCTTTTTCTTGTTCAGCCGCCTGTACAAACAGATCGTAACACTGCTGCTCACATTCTCTGGCAATTTCCGCCATTTCAGGGTCATCCTGACCAGAGCGCAGCAAGTTCAGCATATGCTGGGTTCCCGTTAAATGCAGAGCTTCATCACGCGCGATCAGTTTGATGATTTTGGCATTTCCTTCCATCAATTCGCGTTCTGCGAAAGCGAATGAACACGCAAAACTGACGTAGAAACGAATAGCTTCCAGAGCGTTAACACTCATCAAACACAGGTAAAGCTGTTTTTTCAATGCGCGCAGGCTAACTGTAATGTTTTTACCCGCCACATTGTATGTACCTTCGCCCAGCTGATGATAGTAGT
Coding sequences within it:
- a CDS encoding IS110 family transposase, with amino-acid sequence MTKTICIGIDVAKASLEIALGAQGTVMTYPNTPEGHDELAATLTNYEIDLVVLEATGGYEVSVACVLQTIGLAVAIVNPRQARDFAKAMGNLAKTDKIDAQVLAQLALVLSQRTDRDKIVRILPSAQQRVLQAMIARRRQLVVLSISERQRLGNCHPDIRESITLMISFIQEQLKVIESALSKHIKTYHRSKLDLLSTVKGVGPATIATLIADVPELGKLTRREISALIGVAPFNRDSGFFRGKRTIFGGRAMVRRMLYMATLTAIRFNPVLCAFYKRLTEAGKPNKVAIVACMRKLLVILNAMIKTNRPWDESFHTV
- the cspE gene encoding transcription antiterminator/RNA stability regulator CspE — protein: MSNTMTGTVKWFNSDKGFGFISPKDGSKDVFVHFSAIQSNDYKTLDEGQEVSFSVESGAKGPSATNVIALS
- a CDS encoding lytic polysaccharide monooxygenase, which produces MNIKKSLLLVGLTTFGAIPFYSTADPVSRHGYVDSPPSRAFLCYQRTNKDCGNIMYEPQSVEGPKGFPESGPPDGQIASGGVGQFSPLNEQSAQRWHHVTVNKGQNNFKWTLTARHSTTSWQFFITKSGWDPNKPLTRAQFDLKPFCERDDHGKLPVQNVSITCEVPERSGYHVILGVWTISDTDNAFYQVIDADIK
- a CDS encoding VOC family protein; translated protein: MKTTPVLRIARATDNLSAIKDMYCKGLQFTLLGEFRDHDNFDGVMLGHPNHSWHLEFTHHHNTSVGKAPTQDNLLVFYIEDVSEWQKQSQLMQEAGFSLVPSYNPYWDRTGKTFEDIDGYRVVLQNTPPHI
- a CDS encoding Ail/Lom family outer membrane beta-barrel protein, translating into MKKTLLTAAIAAGLSIFAFGANASNSGKSTISLGYAQTQNSANGIKVFKSEGTEWNTKQHGLNLKYRYELDDHLGVVGSLTYTLNRFENDHVGNVTKFKSDSYSLLAGPSYRFNDYISAYGMIGAAHNKIKIQDDSEFDISKTSLAYGAGLQFNPIENIAVDASYQYSKFSDIKVGTWVLGIGYRF
- the yfaE gene encoding class I ribonucleotide reductase maintenance protein YfaE; this encodes MADYKITLPSRQGLSVYYSSGFHRNLLEALEQGKVQLEYQCRQGYCGSCRVRLVKGKVGYSCKPLAFVNEGEILPCSCHPLTDIEIEP
- the nrdB gene encoding class Ia ribonucleoside-diphosphate reductase subunit beta — encoded protein: MSYTTFSQVKNNQLQEPMFFGQPVNVARYDQQKYPIFEKLIEKQLSFFWRPEEVDVSRDRIDYNALPDHEKHIFISNLKYQTLLDSIQGRSPNVAFLPLISIPELETWIETWSFSETIHSRSYTHIIRNIVNDPAIVFDDIVANEQILKRAKDISGYYDVLIEMTNYYHQLGEGTYNVAGKNITVSLRALKKQLYLCLMSVNALEAIRFYVSFACSFAFAERELMEGNAKIIKLIARDEALHLTGTQHMLNLLRSGQDDPEMAEIARECEQQCYDLFVQAAEQEKEWADYLFKDGSMIGLNKDILCQYVEYITNIRMQAVGLKLPFEARSNPIPWINAWLVSDNVQVAPQEVEVSSYLVGQIDSEVNAEDLSGFEL